The Ciconia boyciana chromosome 22, ASM3463844v1, whole genome shotgun sequence genome has a window encoding:
- the SNX11 gene encoding sorting nexin-11 — MLENREEELTTVRVQDPRVQNEGSWNSYVDYKIFLHTNSKAFTAKTSCVRRRYREFVWLRRQLQKNAGLVPVPELPGKSTFFVGSTDEFIEKRRQGLQQFLEKVVQNVVLLSDSRLHLFLQSQLSIPEIEACVQGQGSQTVTEAILHYAMSNCGWVQEEESRPALLPGGDLHGSCAGLGSPQGPSCLETFPHWSDFGMDDAHSDSPDEPAEPLGGRRETQ; from the exons ATGTTGGAGAACCGAGAGGAA GAGCTGACCACGGTGCGTGTTCAGGACCCCCGGGTGCAGAACGAAGGTTCCTGGAACTCCTATGTGGATTACAAAATATTCCTCCAT accAACAGCAAGGCCTTTACTGCCAAGACCTCATGTGTGCGGCGCCGGTACCGTGAATTCGTGTGGCTGAGGAGGCAGCTCCAGAAGAATGCTGGCTTGGT GCCTGTCCCAGAGCTGCCCGGAAAATCCACCTTCTTCGTGGGCAGCACGGATGAATTCATCGAGAAGCGTCGACAGGGGCTGCAGCAGTTCCTGGAGAA GGTTGTGCAAAACGTCGTCCTCCTCTCCGACAGCCGGCTGCACCTtttcctgcagagccagctctcGATACCCGAGATAGAAGCGTGCGTGCAAGGCCAGGGCTCGCAGACGGTGACAGAAGCTATCCTGCACTACGCCATGTCCAACTGCGGCTGggtgcaggaggaagagagcCGCCCTGCGCTGCTGCCGGGAGGGGACCTGCACGGCAG CTGTGCCGGCCTGGGAAGCCCGCAGGGTCCGAGCTGCCTAGAGACCTTCCCGCACTGGAGTGACTTCGGCATGGATGACGCCCACTCGGACAGTCCGGATGAGCCAGCTGAGCCCTTGGGCGGACGTCGTGAGACGCAGTAA